The following coding sequences lie in one Fibrobacter sp. genomic window:
- a CDS encoding lipopolysaccharide biosynthesis protein, whose product MIENLPGDSFSPEFKNITSRTARSGAMMLIAKCTRHGFAFLVYFLLLNLLVPSDFGLMKYITIVLGTINMLVELGFSIAIVQKPVLENDEASSAFTITFLSGLVMYAGVYFGAPVISDWFHAPKLINLIRVGCLSLPLGGLSVVQRAIIQRKMQFRVIASIEVVAAVIGSSLSVVLAFLGFGVWSLVSSVLCFNAVSSLLYILYARFPDGNFFRLSAAKSLCPVGFSMVFQRVVDYLTNNFDAILIGRYFGEFTLGIYGVAFDIVMLPRAALVAILSQVLISAFSRVQEEKERVKSGFLQLTVFISAVSVPFFMIVIALPKEILIILGAFRSDTVWLGAVEPLKILSLSGILYVLSSYPGMIWISLGKVKLRIFWAIAMAVTMAVAVLIGVKFGLSGVCWALLVRGAVLTPIIVTVSCKLFSVRLGEYLNLLMPSFVSGTAMLVVIMIIEKLLPAGTLNSSVLLLCAGASAGLSAYILVFFLFWREQFAQVIRPLNLLMNKSAN is encoded by the coding sequence ATGATAGAAAACTTACCTGGCGATTCCTTTTCTCCTGAGTTCAAGAACATTACATCCAGAACTGCCAGATCGGGTGCAATGATGCTTATTGCGAAATGCACTCGCCATGGTTTTGCGTTTCTTGTTTACTTCCTTCTTCTCAATCTGCTGGTTCCTTCAGATTTTGGTCTGATGAAGTATATCACAATAGTTCTTGGCACTATCAATATGCTAGTTGAGCTTGGTTTCTCTATTGCAATTGTCCAGAAACCGGTTCTTGAGAATGATGAGGCATCTTCTGCATTCACAATTACTTTTTTGTCGGGATTGGTGATGTATGCTGGTGTATACTTCGGGGCACCTGTTATTTCCGATTGGTTTCATGCTCCTAAGCTTATAAATCTGATAAGGGTTGGATGTTTGTCATTACCGCTGGGAGGTCTGTCTGTTGTGCAGCGGGCAATCATCCAGAGAAAGATGCAGTTCAGGGTAATAGCCTCAATTGAGGTTGTAGCTGCTGTAATAGGATCGTCATTATCAGTTGTTCTGGCATTTCTTGGCTTTGGGGTGTGGTCGCTTGTGTCGAGTGTATTGTGCTTTAATGCGGTTTCTTCACTGCTGTATATCCTGTATGCAAGATTCCCGGATGGTAACTTTTTCAGATTATCTGCTGCAAAGTCGCTGTGTCCTGTTGGTTTCAGTATGGTGTTTCAGAGGGTGGTTGACTATCTGACTAACAATTTTGATGCAATACTTATAGGCAGGTATTTTGGCGAATTTACCCTCGGTATCTACGGAGTTGCTTTTGATATTGTAATGTTGCCGCGGGCAGCTCTGGTAGCGATTCTCTCGCAGGTATTGATTTCCGCTTTTTCCCGTGTTCAGGAGGAAAAAGAAAGGGTGAAGAGTGGTTTCCTTCAGCTCACAGTTTTTATCAGTGCAGTTTCGGTACCGTTTTTCATGATTGTAATTGCTTTACCTAAAGAGATTTTGATTATCCTTGGGGCTTTTCGCAGTGATACAGTCTGGTTGGGAGCAGTTGAGCCGCTTAAAATCCTTTCTCTCTCAGGCATTCTGTATGTTTTATCGAGCTATCCTGGGATGATCTGGATCTCGCTTGGGAAGGTAAAACTTCGTATATTTTGGGCAATTGCGATGGCAGTAACCATGGCAGTTGCTGTGCTTATCGGTGTGAAGTTCGGTCTTTCAGGTGTTTGTTGGGCACTTTTAGTCAGGGGAGCTGTGCTTACGCCAATTATAGTCACTGTAAGTTGTAAATTATTCTCTGTCAGGCTGGGGGAATATCTCAATCTTCTGATGCCATCCTTTGTTTCCGGCACCGCAATGCTGGTAGTGATAATGATAATAGAAAAACTTTTACCTGCAGGCACTCTGAACAGCAGCGTGCTATTGTTATGTGCCGGGGCTTCAGCCGGGCTGTCTGCTTACATTCTGGTATTTTTTCTGTTCTGGAGAGAGCAGTTTGCGCAGGTAATCAGACCTCTTAATCTGCTTATGAATAAATCAGCAAATTAA
- a CDS encoding transglycosylase SLT domain-containing protein has protein sequence MLKMVSFWCLLPPFFLFYAFAYGDSTLFPVPENLKSNVKFWIKVYTEISQDQGLLHDSEFPQIVYEEINTGGLHGREPGRNLESLRKEIISAIIKVRTGKRSTWGAIEKRIDSLFYSNPGSMLDSAEYRVRFQRGQKDQFLRGLYRSGAYIDTIKTILARYGVPSELAYLPHVESSFDPFITSKVGAVGIWQFMPATAKQFLLRVDRSIDERRDPILSTDAAARVLSRNYRHLKNWPLAITAYNYGLPGMLRAVEATGSNDPGVVIDKHKSPSFRFASRNFYSCFLAALEVVQNYRKYFGEIEFEGRMSVRDIFLSQDLSPVQIARILGITTDEFFLLNPGMSKDLRQVSRGTTIRVSDTFTTETLEQRVAYYYDSVSASQAELEPVAAVNPVTVETIPVSTPVFDADIYDFALRQTGSEGIHEITVLPNETVGAYAAWLGIPEIAVLRLNKMNESIKVGQALKIPVPFDKKEGFVNARRAFHQGHEERFFARYRITTVKPKIMKHGENIWTLCRGKTEIPIWLLRKFNRDLDLEKLRPGTVVIFPVITPL, from the coding sequence ATGCTGAAGATGGTTTCTTTCTGGTGTCTCCTGCCCCCTTTTTTTCTTTTTTATGCATTTGCGTATGGCGACAGCACCCTTTTTCCTGTACCGGAAAACCTGAAAAGTAATGTCAAGTTCTGGATAAAGGTCTACACTGAGATTTCTCAGGATCAGGGATTGCTCCATGATAGTGAATTCCCTCAGATCGTTTACGAAGAGATAAATACCGGAGGACTCCATGGAAGAGAACCGGGACGAAATCTGGAGAGCCTCAGGAAGGAGATTATCTCCGCCATCATAAAAGTACGTACTGGAAAAAGAAGCACCTGGGGTGCAATTGAAAAGAGAATCGATTCTCTTTTCTACAGTAATCCCGGAAGCATGCTTGACAGTGCAGAGTACAGGGTTCGCTTTCAGCGGGGCCAGAAAGATCAGTTTTTAAGAGGCTTGTACCGGTCCGGCGCTTATATCGACACCATAAAAACAATACTGGCCAGATATGGTGTGCCATCAGAGCTGGCTTATCTTCCTCATGTGGAGTCCTCGTTTGATCCTTTTATCACTTCCAAAGTCGGCGCAGTGGGAATCTGGCAGTTCATGCCTGCGACTGCAAAGCAATTCCTGTTGAGGGTCGACAGATCAATTGATGAGCGGAGAGATCCGATATTGTCAACCGATGCTGCTGCAAGAGTACTTTCCAGAAATTACCGGCATCTGAAAAACTGGCCGCTTGCCATTACTGCTTACAATTACGGTTTACCGGGGATGCTCAGGGCTGTTGAGGCTACAGGTTCGAATGATCCCGGAGTGGTGATTGATAAACATAAAAGCCCCTCTTTCAGATTCGCATCCCGGAATTTTTACAGTTGTTTTCTTGCTGCTCTGGAAGTGGTGCAGAATTACCGGAAATATTTCGGAGAGATTGAATTTGAAGGGAGAATGAGTGTCAGGGATATATTTCTTTCTCAGGATCTGAGCCCGGTTCAGATTGCCCGAATCCTTGGTATCACCACAGATGAATTCTTTCTGCTCAACCCTGGAATGAGTAAGGATTTAAGGCAAGTATCAAGAGGTACCACAATAAGAGTATCCGATACTTTTACAACTGAAACCCTTGAACAGAGGGTAGCATACTATTACGATTCAGTTTCAGCAAGTCAGGCTGAACTTGAACCTGTTGCAGCCGTTAATCCTGTCACAGTGGAAACAATCCCGGTTTCCACACCTGTGTTCGATGCGGATATCTACGATTTTGCTTTGCGTCAGACCGGCAGTGAAGGGATTCATGAGATTACAGTCCTTCCCAATGAAACTGTCGGAGCTTATGCGGCATGGCTGGGTATTCCGGAGATAGCTGTGCTGCGCCTTAACAAAATGAATGAATCTATCAAGGTGGGTCAGGCACTGAAAATCCCGGTTCCTTTTGATAAAAAGGAGGGCTTTGTCAATGCACGCCGGGCTTTCCACCAGGGTCATGAGGAGAGATTTTTTGCCAGGTACAGGATTACTACAGTCAAACCCAAAATCATGAAACATGGAGAGAATATCTGGACTCTTTGCAGAGGAAAAACAGAAATTCCGATCTGGCTGCTGCGTAAATTTAACAGAGATCTTGATCTGGAAAAGCTGCGTCCCGGAACTGTGGTCATATTTCCTGTAATAACCCCTTTGTGA
- a CDS encoding elongation factor P maturation arginine rhamnosyltransferase EarP gives MKFSSVDIFCNVIDNFGDAGVVYRFAREFKIAFSECRVRVFLDNLTVLNSIEPRIDPCKTLQECDSVLFFSLSEIDSESIGTLGVAEVVIEAFACRIPEPFMKAALYQSKLIINLEYLSAEDWVAGYHLKESLLPEGNARKFFFMPGFTPETGGIILNSRLGIQKEELIKNRIPFLEKLLCSYNLTPCNIEGRLLGSVFTYERGFDTFIKELQETGKETTLFIFGDKSRSGMDATLKRMGIKGFNKNTCTCENIHLILIPMIEQHLYDSLLCCTDFNLVRGEDSLARAVCAGKPFIWNAYLQDNRYQNVKVEALLKVLSGFFEDHEVLNSYSDLMLQFNDAERECPLQVTSERYHAFFRDLNKIEHAMRKMSYFVDRYCDLIKNFGEFLHKFRA, from the coding sequence ATGAAATTTTCCAGTGTAGATATTTTCTGCAATGTAATTGACAATTTCGGTGATGCTGGAGTTGTATACCGGTTTGCCAGAGAGTTTAAGATTGCCTTCAGCGAATGCAGGGTAAGAGTATTTCTGGATAATCTCACAGTTCTTAATTCAATTGAACCCCGGATTGACCCCTGTAAAACACTCCAGGAGTGTGACTCCGTTCTTTTCTTCAGCCTTTCTGAAATAGATTCAGAATCCATAGGCACTCTGGGAGTTGCTGAAGTCGTAATCGAAGCATTTGCATGCCGGATCCCTGAGCCATTTATGAAGGCTGCATTGTATCAAAGCAAGCTCATTATCAATCTTGAGTATCTTTCGGCTGAGGACTGGGTTGCCGGTTATCATCTTAAAGAATCTCTGCTTCCGGAGGGAAATGCAAGAAAGTTCTTTTTCATGCCTGGTTTCACCCCCGAAACCGGAGGGATCATCCTTAACTCAAGACTTGGAATTCAGAAAGAGGAGCTGATTAAAAACCGGATTCCATTTCTGGAAAAACTTCTTTGCTCTTACAATCTGACTCCATGCAACATTGAAGGGAGGCTTCTGGGATCCGTTTTTACCTATGAGCGGGGATTCGATACATTTATAAAGGAACTTCAGGAGACCGGAAAAGAGACCACCCTTTTTATCTTCGGAGATAAAAGCCGGTCAGGAATGGATGCAACCCTGAAAAGGATGGGGATAAAGGGTTTTAATAAAAACACCTGCACCTGCGAAAATATCCATCTGATCTTAATACCCATGATAGAACAGCATCTCTATGACAGTCTGCTCTGCTGTACCGACTTCAATCTGGTACGTGGTGAGGACTCCCTTGCACGAGCGGTCTGTGCCGGAAAACCTTTCATCTGGAACGCCTATCTGCAGGATAACCGGTATCAGAATGTCAAAGTTGAGGCACTTCTAAAGGTACTTTCCGGCTTTTTCGAGGATCATGAAGTGCTGAATTCTTACAGTGATCTTATGCTCCAGTTTAATGATGCAGAAAGGGAGTGTCCCCTGCAGGTAACATCAGAACGCTATCATGCTTTTTTCCGGGACCTGAACAAAATTGAGCACGCAATGAGAAAAATGAGTTATTTTGTAGATCGTTATTGTGACCTGATAAAGAATTTCGGTGAATTTCTTCATAAATTCAGGGCTTGA
- a CDS encoding DUF378 domain-containing protein: MKNLSLFDWTCVVLLIIGGINWGLVGFFGFDLVAFIFGGASRVIYAIVGLAALYVAVISPAFMRRTQPRPHRTAQQPV, encoded by the coding sequence ATGAAAAATCTCTCTTTGTTTGATTGGACTTGTGTAGTCCTTCTGATAATTGGAGGAATAAACTGGGGATTGGTCGGATTTTTTGGCTTTGACCTGGTTGCCTTTATATTTGGTGGAGCATCGCGGGTAATATACGCGATAGTGGGATTGGCGGCACTATATGTAGCTGTAATCAGTCCGGCCTTTATGAGGAGAACTCAGCCGAGGCCGCACAGGACAGCTCAACAGCCAGTCTGA
- the efp gene encoding elongation factor P — MKEAQDLRSGNTVKIGNDLFIILKAIYNKGARNASSVKMKMKNLSTGSVSETVYRATDKFEQIILERRQMQFLYETNGFYTFMDQETFEQMDLNKDDLGDALNYLKEEIVIDVIVHGTKAVGVELPPQVDATITYTEPAVKGDTSGKVLKAATIDTGYEVMVPLYCVIGDKIRINTQTNEFVSRAN, encoded by the coding sequence ATGAAAGAAGCACAAGACCTGAGATCAGGAAATACCGTCAAGATCGGCAATGATCTTTTTATTATCCTGAAAGCGATCTACAACAAAGGCGCCCGAAATGCATCATCTGTAAAAATGAAGATGAAAAACCTCTCTACAGGCAGCGTTTCCGAAACCGTTTACAGAGCTACAGACAAGTTTGAACAGATTATTCTGGAGCGCAGACAGATGCAGTTTCTGTATGAGACAAACGGCTTTTATACCTTCATGGATCAGGAAACATTCGAACAGATGGATCTCAACAAGGATGATCTCGGTGATGCCTTGAATTATCTGAAAGAAGAGATAGTAATTGATGTGATAGTGCATGGGACAAAAGCTGTCGGAGTGGAACTTCCACCCCAGGTCGATGCAACTATAACCTACACAGAACCGGCTGTGAAGGGTGACACAAGCGGGAAAGTGCTTAAAGCGGCAACAATCGACACAGGATATGAGGTAATGGTTCCGCTTTACTGCGTTATCGGAGACAAGATTCGTATCAACACTCAGACAAACGAATTTGTTTCCAGAGCAAACTGA
- a CDS encoding PorT family protein → MKKYLLAFLLLGLYLPASPQDRFYGIKGGLSLSNFWGVGSENINDEFRSELGSLDEQNLPRFTVGLFSTRELLTDLIAVQTEILFIRQGKKWESDGETFLVYVDYLQMPWFMKLTLPVLLKPGIYFGPQLSLMLQARVKDIPGELETADFFSGKNASGELFERFVNVVDAGIAAGVDFKIEMGPGNLVFDFRYTMGALNAFNFESADKTRNYAFMFMAGYALNFGY, encoded by the coding sequence ATGAAGAAGTATCTGTTAGCTTTTCTTCTTTTGGGGCTTTATTTGCCGGCTTCTCCCCAGGACAGATTTTACGGGATCAAAGGAGGTCTGTCGCTTTCAAATTTCTGGGGCGTGGGTTCAGAGAATATAAACGATGAGTTCCGAAGTGAACTTGGTAGTCTGGATGAACAGAATCTTCCCCGGTTTACGGTTGGCCTCTTCAGTACCCGGGAACTGCTTACAGATCTGATTGCTGTTCAGACAGAGATACTATTTATTCGTCAGGGAAAGAAGTGGGAGAGCGATGGTGAGACTTTTCTGGTTTATGTCGATTATTTACAAATGCCATGGTTTATGAAGCTCACTCTTCCTGTGCTTCTCAAGCCTGGTATATATTTTGGACCTCAATTGTCGCTGATGCTTCAAGCCAGAGTGAAAGATATTCCAGGTGAACTGGAGACAGCGGATTTCTTTTCGGGTAAGAATGCCTCAGGGGAGCTCTTTGAGCGCTTTGTCAATGTCGTTGATGCGGGTATTGCTGCAGGAGTGGATTTTAAGATTGAAATGGGACCCGGCAATCTGGTTTTTGATTTCAGGTATACTATGGGAGCACTGAACGCATTTAACTTTGAATCGGCAGATAAGACAAGAAATTATGCTTTTATGTTTATGGCTGGTTACGCCCTGAACTTCGGGTACTGA
- a CDS encoding radical SAM protein, translating to MNTFLKSNRVFASWLITNFCNYHCSYCYGGSSRKMDEKWDIEAMIKTLNQTDQKWCIGITGGEPFAYPQFVNICEKFVHNDITLYIDTNLSIEKHVLEFAERIPSSMVEDMYISLHIEERERRNGVDSFIRMIDVLREKSFPFQVNYVLDPRLLHRFEKDFEFFRSKGITLLAKPYKGIYRFKPYPESYTRKQRELILKSSPDAFRRTLFYPGGIKCEAGKSLVRITSDGTVTRCVSDHTPLGNIYSGLTLLKESTPCNAPFCSCFGWDLIDDKDKKELVKNGLADKIAIKPLLRRYAGYYVRVVKEFLRK from the coding sequence ATGAATACTTTTCTCAAATCCAACCGAGTCTTTGCCTCCTGGCTGATAACCAATTTCTGCAACTATCATTGTTCCTACTGCTACGGTGGCTCATCACGCAAAATGGATGAGAAATGGGATATAGAAGCAATGATAAAGACTCTCAACCAGACTGATCAGAAATGGTGTATCGGTATCACAGGAGGAGAGCCATTTGCCTATCCCCAATTCGTAAACATCTGTGAGAAGTTTGTACATAATGATATCACTCTTTACATCGATACCAACCTCAGTATAGAAAAACACGTTCTGGAGTTCGCGGAAAGAATTCCCTCCTCCATGGTTGAAGATATGTACATCTCCCTTCATATAGAAGAGCGGGAACGACGCAACGGGGTTGACAGCTTTATCAGAATGATCGATGTCCTACGGGAAAAGTCTTTCCCTTTTCAGGTGAACTACGTTCTGGATCCCAGACTTCTCCATCGCTTCGAGAAGGATTTCGAGTTTTTCCGGTCAAAAGGAATCACTCTTCTGGCAAAACCTTACAAGGGTATTTACAGATTTAAACCCTATCCTGAGTCTTATACCAGAAAACAACGCGAACTCATATTAAAGTCAAGTCCTGACGCATTCAGACGCACCCTGTTCTACCCCGGGGGCATCAAATGTGAAGCAGGCAAATCTCTGGTCCGGATCACCTCTGACGGCACAGTTACAAGGTGCGTCAGCGACCACACACCCCTTGGCAATATCTATTCGGGACTAACTCTCTTGAAGGAGAGTACACCCTGTAATGCACCGTTCTGCTCCTGTTTTGGCTGGGACCTTATCGATGATAAAGACAAAAAGGAGCTGGTGAAAAACGGGCTGGCCGATAAAATTGCAATCAAACCTTTGTTAAGAAGGTATGCAGGTTACTATGTAAGGGTAGTAAAAGAGTTCCTGAGGAAATAA
- a CDS encoding helix-turn-helix domain-containing protein yields the protein MPNLSSLLKAEIIRISRKEIKASVKPVKDSNADLKKNIAELKKRIAALESQIKKFQSLLPAQEKANVSPEVVEKTSFSSRNIKALRTRLGISQGDFAKLLGVSSQAVYMMENKGGKLRLRQNTIKKLLSIKDIGRREAKRMLEESVEKE from the coding sequence ATGCCTAATCTCTCTTCGCTTTTAAAGGCTGAAATAATCAGAATCAGCCGTAAGGAGATAAAAGCTTCTGTCAAGCCGGTTAAAGACTCCAATGCCGACCTGAAGAAAAATATCGCCGAACTAAAAAAAAGAATCGCGGCACTTGAATCCCAGATTAAAAAGTTCCAGTCTCTCCTTCCTGCTCAGGAAAAAGCAAACGTGTCTCCAGAAGTCGTGGAGAAAACCAGCTTTTCATCCAGAAACATCAAAGCCCTGCGCACCAGACTGGGAATCTCACAGGGTGATTTTGCAAAACTTCTGGGAGTGAGCAGTCAGGCTGTGTATATGATGGAAAACAAAGGGGGAAAACTGAGGCTGCGTCAGAACACAATTAAAAAGCTTCTCTCCATAAAGGACATCGGAAGAAGAGAAGCAAAGCGCATGCTTGAAGAATCAGTCGAAAAAGAATAA
- a CDS encoding GTPase Era, whose protein sequence is MEQKSNFKSAFIALVGRPNSGKSTLMNTILGEQLSVVTPLPQTTRKNLRGILTTDDMQLIFVDTPGVHKGDYTFNDSMVKETVEAISKESVDLICYIVDLSRSFGEEEATVGDLVKSADTPVIIIFNKADTINTPEKIIRNFFDRFPRFKETSFVKLSAIRPESKEIFLQSIAPFIPEGPMYFPSDELTDSNLRFFASEYIRKQIILNTREEVPHASFVEIESYRESSSRHDISATIHVETTGQRGIIVGKGGAVIKKIRRGAESEMEKLTGVPVKISCHVKVSPGWRDNDLFLKSVGMPR, encoded by the coding sequence ATGGAACAGAAAAGTAACTTCAAATCAGCGTTTATCGCTCTTGTGGGAAGACCAAACAGCGGTAAGTCCACTTTGATGAACACAATACTCGGAGAGCAACTCTCTGTAGTCACACCACTCCCCCAGACAACACGCAAAAACCTGCGGGGAATACTTACAACGGATGATATGCAGCTTATCTTCGTCGATACCCCAGGGGTACATAAAGGTGATTATACTTTCAATGATTCAATGGTAAAGGAGACCGTGGAAGCAATAAGCAAAGAAAGTGTCGATCTGATCTGCTATATCGTCGACCTTTCACGAAGTTTCGGTGAAGAAGAAGCAACCGTTGGAGATCTTGTTAAAAGTGCAGATACACCGGTCATTATAATCTTCAATAAAGCCGATACCATTAATACACCTGAGAAAATCATCAGAAATTTTTTCGACCGTTTTCCACGCTTCAAAGAAACCTCTTTTGTAAAACTATCCGCAATCAGACCGGAATCGAAAGAGATTTTTCTTCAATCAATAGCACCTTTTATCCCTGAAGGGCCGATGTATTTTCCGTCGGATGAGTTGACGGATTCAAATCTGAGATTTTTCGCATCCGAGTACATTCGAAAACAGATTATCCTTAACACCCGTGAAGAAGTCCCCCATGCATCTTTTGTAGAGATTGAGTCCTACAGAGAGAGCAGTTCCCGCCATGATATTTCAGCCACTATCCATGTGGAAACAACCGGGCAAAGGGGAATAATCGTGGGAAAGGGTGGGGCAGTTATCAAAAAAATCAGGAGAGGCGCTGAATCAGAGATGGAAAAACTTACAGGTGTTCCAGTGAAAATCAGTTGTCATGTAAAAGTGAGTCCTGGATGGCGTGACAATGACTTGTTTTTAAAATCAGTCGGAATGCCTCGATGA
- a CDS encoding YbaK/EbsC family protein codes for MYKKLKELLDQNRIKYQVIMHSTAYTAQEIAAQAHVPGSEMAKVVIVKTDNGMIMTVLPASHIVDLCRVKEITGASTVALAEEEEYAGIMDECEPGGEPPFGEFFGMKVYMSTVLSESSRIVFNAGNHRELVSMATEDYLRLVKPEISSFSIKEQIGKKDRHSEI; via the coding sequence ATGTATAAGAAGCTGAAGGAACTTTTAGATCAGAATAGAATAAAGTACCAGGTGATAATGCATTCAACTGCCTATACGGCACAGGAGATAGCTGCTCAGGCTCATGTACCGGGTTCAGAGATGGCCAAGGTGGTGATTGTGAAGACTGACAATGGAATGATTATGACCGTGTTGCCGGCCTCCCATATCGTTGACCTGTGCAGGGTAAAGGAGATAACCGGGGCCTCAACAGTGGCGCTTGCCGAAGAGGAAGAGTATGCGGGTATCATGGATGAATGTGAGCCGGGTGGTGAGCCGCCATTCGGGGAGTTTTTTGGAATGAAGGTTTATATGTCTACGGTTCTTTCCGAGAGTTCCCGGATTGTTTTCAATGCCGGTAACCACCGTGAGCTTGTCAGTATGGCAACTGAGGATTATCTGAGGCTTGTTAAGCCGGAAATTTCCTCTTTCAGTATAAAAGAGCAGATCGGTAAAAAGGATCGTCACTCGGAAATCTGA